One segment of Anguilla anguilla isolate fAngAng1 chromosome 1, fAngAng1.pri, whole genome shotgun sequence DNA contains the following:
- the pou3f2b gene encoding POU domain, class 3, transcription factor 2, with the protein MFITFRDAADLAVLLERMDGVCKESPVTNEQAVVMGNYVCQLFVANKLLGKAELRCALLRPLGEEPGRRLWQKVTVKCAAPLIRAISPAPRVMATTASTHYNILTSSPSIVHSEPGSMQQATVYRDAQTLLQSDYTLQSNSHPLSHAHQWITALSHGEGAPWSSSPLSDQDIKPAVQSSRDELHNSSSLQHQPRPPHLAHQPHGTHQDARAWRTTSAAHIPSMTTPNGQSLIYSQPGFSVNGLIPGSGQGMHHHTLRDSHEDHHSPHLSDHGHQPSQLQHQQHQNHHEHSDEDTPTSDDLEQFAKQFKQRRIKLGFTQADVGLALGTLYGNVFSQTTICRFEALQLSFKNMCKLKPLLNKWLEEADSTSGSPTSLDKIAAQGRKRKKRTSIEVSVKGALESHFLKCPKPAASEITSLADSLHLEKEVVRVWFCNRRQKEKRMTPPGGPLPGTEDVYGDTPPHHGVQTPVQ; encoded by the coding sequence ATGTTTATCACGTTTAGAGACGCTGCAGACCTCGCTGTACTGTTGGAGAGAATGGATGGGGTTTGTAAAGAATCTCCAGTGACCAATGAACAGGCAGTTGTTATGGGCAACTACGTCTGTCAACTGTTTGTAGCCAATAAATTGCTCGGCAAGGCGGAGCTCAGGTGCGCGCTGCTGCGTCCACTTGGCGAGGAGCCTGGGAGACGCCTGTGGCAAAAAGTAACTGTCAAATGTGCGGCTCCTTTAATAAGAGCGATCAGTCCGGCTCCGAGAGTCATGGCGACCACAGCATCTACTCATTACAATATCCTCACCTCCAGCCCGTCCATCGTGCACTCGGAGCCCGGGAGCATGCAGCAAGCGACGGTGTATAGAGACGCACAGACTCTGTTGCAAAGCGACTACACACTGCAGAGTAACAGTCACCCGCTCAGCCACGCACACCAGTGGATAACGGCGCTGTCACACGGAGAGGGGGCTCCGTGGTCCTCCAGTCCCCTTAGCGATCAAGACATAAAACCCGCGGTGCAGAGCAGCAGGGACGAGCTGCACAACTCCAGCAGTTTACAGCACCAGCCGCGACCGCCTCATCTGGCGCACCAGCCGCATGGGACCCACCAGGATGCTCGGGCATGGAGAACGACTTCTGCAGCGCACATACCGAGCATGACAACCCCTAACGGACAGAGCCTCATCTACTCCCAGCCTGGCTTCAGTGTGAACGGCTTGATTCCGGGTAGCGGACAAGGAATGCACCATCACACCCTCAGAGACTCACACGAAGATCATCACAGCCCGCATCTCAGCGACCACGGACATCAGCCCTCCCAGCTTCAGCACCAGCAGCATCAGAACCACCACGAACACTCTGACGAAGATACGCCGACCTCGGACGACTTGGAACAGTTCGccaagcagtttaaacagcgcAGAATCAAACTGGGCTTTACACAAGCGGATGTCGGGCTAGCCTTGGGCACACTGTATGGAAACGTGTTCTCCCAGACCACGATCTGCAGATTCGAGGCCCTGCAGCTCAGCTTTAAGAACATGTGCAAGCTCAAGCCTTTGCTGAACAAGTGGTTGGAGGAGGCAGATTCGACCTCCGGGAGTCCGACCAGCTTGGACAAGATTGCTGCACagggcagaaagagaaagaagcgGACGTCCATCGAGGTGAGCGTGAAGGGGGCTCTGGAGAGCCATTTCCTAAAGTGCCCCAAACCTGCTGCTTCGGAGATTACTTCACTGGCGGACAGTCTTCATCTGGAAAAGGAGGTGGTCAGGGTTTGGTTTTGTAACAGAAGACAAAAAGAGAAACGGATGACTCCTCCAGGCGGACCTCTCCCGGGAACCGAGGATGTGTATGGAGACACGCCACCACATCATGGGGTCCAGACACCGGTACAGTGA